Proteins co-encoded in one Actinomadura luteofluorescens genomic window:
- a CDS encoding carbohydrate ABC transporter permease, with protein sequence MNVRAERFVNHAILVLFSVIAVFPMIGIVAQAFQLPHVDLSTFGTAWREGHFATYLRNSVIVTTVTVVTSAVLSIMAGYALGTMRFRGSGALFLLFVAGLTIPTEAIVVPLYFDLRSAGLDNSYAGLILPQVAMSVAFGTFWMRAYFRSIPRSLLEAARIDGASGWTTLWRVLVPVGRPAILTMVLLTTMWTWNEFLLPLVIVNSDEGLRTAPLGLSFFQGTHKTDYSLLMAGALIIAAPIVIVYVFLQRQFIAGMLSGAVKE encoded by the coding sequence ATGAACGTCCGGGCGGAACGGTTCGTCAACCACGCGATCCTCGTCCTCTTCTCGGTCATCGCGGTGTTCCCGATGATCGGGATCGTCGCGCAGGCGTTCCAGCTGCCGCACGTGGACCTGTCCACGTTCGGCACGGCCTGGCGCGAGGGCCACTTCGCCACCTACCTGCGCAACAGCGTCATCGTCACCACCGTCACCGTCGTCACGTCCGCGGTGCTGTCGATCATGGCGGGGTACGCGCTCGGCACCATGCGGTTCCGCGGCTCCGGCGCGCTGTTCCTGCTGTTCGTGGCCGGGCTGACGATCCCGACCGAGGCCATCGTCGTGCCGCTGTACTTCGACCTGAGGTCGGCGGGGCTCGACAACAGCTACGCCGGGCTCATCCTGCCGCAGGTGGCCATGTCGGTGGCGTTCGGCACGTTCTGGATGCGCGCCTACTTCCGCAGCATCCCCCGGTCGCTGCTGGAGGCGGCGCGCATCGACGGCGCGTCCGGCTGGACGACGCTGTGGCGCGTGCTCGTGCCGGTCGGCCGCCCGGCCATCCTCACCATGGTGCTGCTGACCACCATGTGGACCTGGAACGAGTTCCTGCTCCCACTGGTGATCGTCAACTCCGACGAGGGGCTGCGCACCGCGCCCCTCGGGCTGTCCTTCTTCCAGGGCACCCACAAGACCGACTACTCACTGCTCATGGCGGGCGCGCTGATCATCGCCGCGCCCATCGTGATCGTCTATGTCTTCCTGCAGCGACAGTTCATCGCAGGAATGCTCTCGGGGGCCGTCAAGGAGTAG
- a CDS encoding sugar-binding protein: MRRLALPAVLSAALAAMAVAFAGPPAQAAGPAGAGSADGRLDVLFVGAHPDDEAGALSTLGQWNEYDKAKVGVLTVTRGEGGGNASGTEEGPALGLLRENEERRAVGKAGVTDIHYLDKVDFYYTVSTPLTAETWDHDKTLEKVVRLVRETRPKVIVTMVPAPLPGQHGNHQMAARLATEAYFASADPKAYPAQLGGEGLSTWAPGRLFQTGGASGPAGSGCAAKGTPSAAASVTYGVWGGRASARNGGKTWAQVEREAQRTYVSQGWGGFPDVPSDPAQIGCDYYRQIHSRVPFTLGNTDPSAMLEGAVLPAKGGLPLGSRFSLTADAFGVTAGRPFKVTARASSPERLRAAKATLAVPTGWNVTGSGELGTVGRSERTATFTVTPPAGVKAGRAQLSATLTAGAAKGQTAASVEVRPAVTGVLEPLPRVSDFDTWADETGVPELTGQVKRVLTLASGASRQVRVDLSNTTASAQSGTVKLGLPAGFTADAASKPYTLDAGKTGSATFTVTNTDTSLPTSNQGGTDGDYDLTITTASSTGDTDLQNGALELVPAAELPKASTAPAVDGKESPGEYPGPELNLSRRWEGSACESADDCSATGKVTWTDKALHVLVKVRDDKQGTVLGADDCKRHWRTDSVEIGIDPRGDSENTSTTFKTGIFPKMSDGKPCFERDADARQGPGEETAPGMRVASTVADPYDGYVIEAEIPFTALPTAVDPRRMGLNVFVYDSDTQDKTGQTRIGWSTWGGVQGDPYRWGLVSLPGHTPPAGMPTTPPPPVMPTDATRSVNAPESIIQAVRTGVPLAAGPAAPRSDTARIAGRPSVSGGSATVRLLATGPGTAHVHVWDGKLLGTRQVEIRKAGVTTVTVPGATGTLTVAFEAAKGGTASSAVRLGG; this comes from the coding sequence ATGCGAAGACTCGCCCTACCCGCAGTCCTGTCCGCCGCGCTCGCGGCCATGGCCGTCGCCTTCGCGGGCCCGCCCGCGCAGGCGGCCGGCCCGGCCGGCGCCGGATCCGCCGACGGCCGGCTCGACGTCCTCTTCGTCGGGGCGCACCCCGACGACGAGGCCGGCGCCCTGTCGACCCTCGGCCAGTGGAACGAGTACGACAAGGCGAAGGTCGGCGTCCTCACCGTCACCCGCGGCGAGGGCGGCGGCAACGCCTCCGGAACCGAGGAGGGCCCGGCGCTCGGGCTGCTCCGCGAGAACGAGGAGCGGCGCGCCGTCGGCAAGGCGGGCGTCACCGACATCCACTACCTGGACAAGGTCGACTTCTACTACACGGTGAGCACGCCGCTCACCGCCGAGACCTGGGACCACGACAAGACCCTGGAGAAGGTCGTCCGGCTCGTCCGCGAGACGCGCCCGAAGGTGATCGTCACCATGGTCCCGGCGCCGCTTCCGGGCCAGCACGGCAACCACCAGATGGCCGCGCGGCTCGCCACCGAGGCCTACTTCGCCTCCGCGGACCCGAAGGCCTACCCCGCGCAGCTCGGCGGCGAGGGGCTGAGCACCTGGGCGCCGGGACGCCTGTTCCAGACCGGCGGAGCTTCGGGGCCCGCCGGGTCCGGCTGCGCCGCCAAGGGGACGCCGTCCGCCGCGGCGTCGGTCACCTACGGCGTGTGGGGAGGCCGCGCGTCCGCCCGCAACGGCGGCAAGACGTGGGCGCAGGTGGAGCGCGAGGCCCAGCGCACCTATGTCAGCCAGGGCTGGGGCGGGTTCCCGGACGTCCCGTCCGACCCGGCCCAGATCGGCTGCGACTACTACCGGCAGATCCACAGCCGGGTCCCGTTCACGCTCGGGAACACGGACCCGTCCGCGATGCTCGAGGGCGCGGTGCTGCCGGCCAAGGGCGGTCTCCCGCTCGGGAGCCGGTTCTCGCTGACGGCGGACGCGTTCGGCGTCACCGCGGGCCGTCCCTTCAAGGTGACCGCGCGCGCGAGCTCGCCCGAGCGGCTTCGCGCGGCGAAGGCGACGCTCGCGGTCCCCACGGGTTGGAACGTGACAGGCTCCGGTGAGCTGGGGACGGTCGGCCGGTCCGAGCGCACCGCGACCTTCACCGTCACGCCCCCGGCGGGCGTCAAGGCCGGGCGCGCGCAGCTCTCGGCGACGCTCACCGCCGGCGCCGCCAAGGGCCAGACGGCCGCGTCCGTGGAGGTCCGGCCCGCCGTCACCGGTGTCCTGGAGCCGCTGCCCCGCGTCTCGGACTTCGACACCTGGGCGGACGAGACGGGCGTCCCCGAACTGACCGGGCAGGTGAAGCGGGTGCTCACGCTGGCGTCCGGCGCGTCCCGCCAGGTGCGGGTGGACCTGTCCAACACGACCGCCTCGGCGCAGTCCGGCACCGTCAAGCTGGGCCTGCCGGCGGGCTTCACCGCCGACGCCGCGTCCAAGCCCTACACGCTCGACGCGGGCAAGACCGGCTCGGCGACCTTCACCGTCACCAACACCGACACGTCGCTGCCCACCTCCAACCAGGGCGGGACCGACGGCGACTACGACCTGACCATCACCACGGCCTCCTCCACGGGCGACACTGACCTGCAGAACGGCGCCCTGGAACTGGTCCCGGCGGCCGAACTGCCGAAGGCGTCGACCGCGCCCGCGGTCGACGGCAAGGAGTCGCCCGGCGAGTACCCCGGGCCCGAACTGAACCTGTCCCGCCGCTGGGAGGGGTCGGCGTGCGAGTCCGCCGACGACTGCTCGGCCACCGGCAAGGTCACCTGGACCGACAAGGCGCTGCACGTGCTGGTCAAGGTCCGCGACGACAAGCAGGGCACGGTGCTCGGCGCCGACGACTGCAAGCGGCACTGGCGCACCGACTCGGTCGAGATCGGCATCGACCCGCGCGGCGACTCCGAGAACACCTCCACCACGTTCAAGACCGGGATCTTCCCCAAGATGTCGGACGGGAAGCCGTGCTTCGAACGCGACGCGGACGCGCGCCAGGGTCCGGGCGAGGAGACCGCCCCCGGCATGCGGGTCGCCTCGACGGTCGCCGACCCCTACGACGGGTACGTCATCGAGGCGGAGATCCCGTTCACGGCGCTGCCGACCGCGGTGGACCCGCGGCGCATGGGCCTGAACGTCTTCGTCTACGACTCCGACACCCAGGACAAGACCGGCCAGACCCGGATCGGCTGGTCGACCTGGGGCGGCGTGCAGGGCGACCCGTACCGGTGGGGCCTGGTGTCCCTGCCCGGCCACACCCCGCCGGCCGGCATGCCGACCACGCCCCCGCCGCCGGTCATGCCGACCGACGCGACGCGGTCGGTGAACGCGCCTGAGTCGATCATCCAGGCGGTGCGCACGGGCGTCCCGCTGGCCGCCGGACCCGCGGCGCCGCGCTCGGACACCGCGCGGATCGCCGGCCGGCCGTCGGTCTCCGGCGGCTCGGCCACCGTCCGGCTCCTCGCGACCGGACCGGGCACCGCGCACGTCCACGTGTGGGACGGCAAGCTGCTCGGCACCAGGCAGGTCGAGATCCGCAAGGCGGGCGTCACCACCGTGACCGTGCCGGGCGCGACCGGCACCCTCACCGTGGCCTTCGAGGCGGCGAAGGGAGGAACGGCGAGCAGCGCCGTCCGCCTGGGCGGCTGA
- a CDS encoding S1 family peptidase, protein MRRRKSVRNSRLRTAVTTTAVAAGSAGLLAGSLYVVHTEGRPGGQEARLAGDARAGRPATGQAAAKAAGIAGRLGDRTTGAYVDSAGRPVVTVTNAADAAAVRAAGAVPKMTERSPATLRKVTGALRSSFSDIPGTGWAVDPATSKVTVWTDDTVTGTRMAAVQRTTRRMGAAVRMVRIRGALHTLALGGDAIFGQGARCSLGFNVKRGGQDFFVTAGHCGNEVRNWAADQQGAEPLGTTVDSDFPGNDFALVQTEQGGAGQSAVNLYNGQAQEITEAGEAVVGQRVFRSGSTTGVHAGSVTATGATVNFAEGTVTGMIQTTVCAEPGDSGGPLFAGSTALGLTSGGSGDCQTGGVTFFQPVTEALQAFNAEIG, encoded by the coding sequence ATGAGGCGCCGGAAGAGCGTGAGGAACAGTCGGCTGCGCACGGCGGTCACGACGACCGCGGTGGCGGCCGGATCCGCCGGGCTCCTGGCCGGCTCGCTGTACGTCGTGCACACCGAGGGACGGCCCGGCGGTCAGGAGGCCCGGCTCGCGGGCGACGCCCGCGCCGGCCGGCCCGCCACGGGGCAGGCCGCCGCGAAGGCCGCCGGGATCGCCGGCCGTCTCGGCGACCGCACCACCGGCGCCTACGTCGACTCGGCCGGACGCCCCGTCGTCACGGTCACCAACGCCGCGGACGCCGCCGCGGTGCGCGCTGCGGGAGCCGTCCCGAAGATGACGGAGCGCAGCCCGGCGACCCTCAGGAAGGTGACCGGCGCCCTGCGCAGCTCGTTCTCGGACATCCCCGGCACCGGATGGGCCGTGGACCCGGCGACGTCCAAGGTCACGGTGTGGACGGACGACACCGTCACCGGGACGCGGATGGCCGCCGTCCAGCGCACGACCCGCCGGATGGGGGCGGCGGTCCGGATGGTCCGCATCCGGGGCGCGCTGCACACCCTCGCCCTCGGCGGCGACGCGATCTTCGGGCAGGGCGCGCGCTGCTCGCTCGGCTTCAACGTCAAGCGCGGCGGGCAGGACTTCTTCGTCACCGCGGGGCACTGCGGCAACGAGGTGCGGAACTGGGCCGCCGACCAGCAGGGCGCCGAACCCCTCGGCACGACGGTGGACAGCGACTTCCCCGGCAACGACTTCGCGCTCGTCCAGACCGAGCAGGGCGGCGCCGGCCAGAGCGCGGTCAACCTCTACAACGGCCAGGCCCAGGAGATCACCGAGGCCGGCGAGGCCGTGGTCGGCCAGCGCGTGTTCCGCAGCGGCAGCACCACCGGCGTCCACGCCGGCAGCGTCACCGCCACCGGCGCCACCGTGAACTTCGCCGAGGGCACGGTCACCGGCATGATCCAGACGACGGTGTGCGCGGAGCCGGGCGACAGCGGCGGCCCCCTCTTCGCCGGGAGCACCGCCCTCGGCCTCACCTCCGGCGGCTCGGGCGACTGCCAGACCGGCGGCGTCACCTTCTTCCAGCCCGTCACCGAGGCCCTCCAAGCCTTCAACGCCGAAATAGGCTGA
- a CDS encoding TerD family protein, with the protein MTVSMVKGQRISLEKPGGALSMVRMGLGWDAVKKKGFFGSREREIDLDASCVLFADGNLADVVYFGKLVSDDGSVRHTGDNLTGAGDGDDESVIVDLGRLPVHVTSLVFTVSSFNGQTFNEVENAFCRLVNEMDGGELARYTLTGGGAHTAMVMARLYRHGETWKMNAIGEPCHGRTFQDMLPTIVGLA; encoded by the coding sequence GTGACCGTCTCAATGGTGAAGGGCCAGCGGATATCGCTGGAGAAGCCCGGCGGTGCGCTCAGCATGGTCCGGATGGGCCTCGGGTGGGACGCGGTGAAGAAGAAGGGCTTCTTCGGCTCCCGGGAGCGGGAGATCGACCTCGACGCGTCCTGCGTGCTGTTCGCCGACGGCAACCTCGCCGACGTCGTCTACTTCGGCAAGCTGGTCAGCGACGACGGGTCCGTCCGGCACACCGGTGACAACCTCACCGGGGCGGGCGACGGCGACGACGAGTCCGTCATCGTCGACCTGGGCCGGCTGCCCGTGCACGTCACCTCGCTGGTGTTCACCGTCAGCTCCTTCAACGGGCAGACGTTCAACGAGGTCGAGAACGCCTTCTGCCGCCTCGTCAACGAGATGGACGGCGGCGAGCTGGCCCGCTACACGCTGACCGGCGGCGGCGCCCACACCGCGATGGTGATGGCCCGCCTCTACCGGCACGGCGAGACCTGGAAGATGAACGCGATCGGCGAGCCCTGCCACGGCCGCACCTTCCAGGACATGCTGCCCACGATCGTCGGCCTCGCCTGA
- a CDS encoding TerD family protein → MAELSPGANAPLPARRVTATASCAVPVDVSALLVGPGLRARSDADLVFYNAPEAPGVRWSGDGRQRVEVDLDAVPADAAAVLIAVSLTGATTFGTMPPPRLGLTSGAGDPLVEFTVPGLGPERAIIGLELYRRDGRWKVRAVGQGYAGGLAELLEAHGIEVDDPGEPEPAPAVGPPLAAPSPAVPQPTGPQPTVPPPATPPPAESRPPSPPPASEVGYVERCWLVWEDASRSLAAFHSSTEHALVLRNEEIAGRKPPGGFQRLMEAADQRLRADAAQLRDELARVEPQVTPEAAPFDAPAWLTWQPRADLAEGMLLGRLSTAELPGLQVPLILRLPLRRAVWISRGTMPGDSAAYAWSLVTRFLAAVPPGLVGLEVIDAAGLSGAGWLHGFDPSTTARLLGGGVATGPAAAERLRRLLDLVDLRRIGGDDGPSAGPPLRVVVVMDAGAALDGEDSHHLLRLVEDGPLVGVPVLLVETDTPAADSVRTMRVRQVCNDLPSSEGSIGDSWVGAEWTLIPDVLPDTVGGSRAPALLAHVLGIHARAGTAT, encoded by the coding sequence ATGGCCGAACTGTCGCCCGGCGCCAACGCACCGCTGCCCGCCCGGCGCGTGACCGCCACCGCGTCCTGCGCCGTCCCCGTCGACGTCAGCGCCCTGCTCGTGGGCCCCGGCCTGCGGGCGCGCTCCGACGCCGACCTGGTGTTCTACAACGCGCCCGAGGCGCCCGGCGTGCGCTGGTCCGGCGACGGCCGCCAGCGCGTCGAGGTCGACCTCGACGCCGTCCCCGCCGACGCCGCGGCGGTGCTGATCGCGGTCAGCCTGACCGGTGCGACGACGTTCGGCACGATGCCCCCGCCCCGGCTCGGCCTGACCTCCGGCGCCGGCGACCCGCTCGTCGAGTTCACCGTCCCGGGGCTGGGCCCGGAGCGGGCCATCATCGGGCTGGAGCTCTACCGCCGCGACGGCCGCTGGAAGGTGCGGGCCGTCGGCCAGGGCTACGCCGGCGGGCTGGCCGAACTGCTCGAAGCGCACGGCATCGAGGTGGACGACCCGGGCGAACCCGAGCCCGCCCCTGCCGTCGGCCCGCCCCTGGCAGCCCCCTCACCCGCCGTCCCGCAGCCCACGGGTCCGCAGCCCACCGTCCCGCCGCCCGCGACCCCGCCGCCTGCGGAGTCGCGACCGCCGAGCCCGCCGCCGGCCTCGGAGGTCGGCTACGTCGAGCGGTGCTGGCTCGTCTGGGAGGACGCCAGCCGGTCCCTGGCGGCGTTCCACTCCTCCACCGAGCACGCGCTCGTCCTGCGCAACGAGGAGATCGCCGGGCGCAAGCCGCCCGGCGGCTTCCAGCGGCTCATGGAGGCGGCCGACCAGCGGCTCCGCGCCGACGCGGCGCAACTCCGCGACGAGCTCGCCCGGGTGGAGCCGCAGGTCACCCCGGAGGCCGCGCCCTTCGACGCGCCCGCCTGGCTCACCTGGCAGCCCCGCGCCGACCTGGCCGAGGGCATGCTGCTGGGCCGCCTGTCCACCGCCGAGCTGCCCGGCCTGCAGGTGCCGCTCATCCTCAGGCTCCCGCTGCGGCGCGCCGTGTGGATCTCGCGGGGGACCATGCCGGGTGACTCCGCCGCCTACGCGTGGTCGCTGGTGACCCGCTTCCTGGCGGCCGTCCCGCCCGGGCTCGTCGGCCTGGAGGTGATCGACGCCGCGGGGCTGTCGGGCGCCGGCTGGCTGCACGGGTTCGACCCGTCCACCACCGCCCGCCTGCTCGGCGGCGGCGTGGCGACCGGCCCGGCGGCCGCCGAGCGCCTCCGCCGCCTCCTCGACCTGGTCGACCTGCGCCGCATCGGCGGCGACGACGGGCCGTCCGCGGGGCCGCCGCTGCGCGTGGTCGTCGTCATGGACGCCGGCGCCGCGCTCGACGGCGAGGACTCGCACCACCTCCTGCGCCTGGTCGAGGACGGGCCGCTGGTCGGCGTCCCGGTGCTCCTGGTGGAGACCGACACGCCCGCGGCCGATTCCGTGCGCACCATGCGCGTCCGGCAGGTCTGCAACGACCTGCCCTCCAGCGAGGGCTCCATCGGTGACTCGTGGGTGGGCGCGGAATGGACGCTGATCCCCGACGTGCTCCCGGACACGGTGGGCGGCTCCCGTGCCCCCGCCCTGCTCGCCCACGTCCTCGGCATCCACGCCCGCGCCGGCACCGCGACCTAG
- a CDS encoding DinB family protein translates to MDTAPLRDAYRALLDAAASAADADTVPPPGEWNVEQILAHVIVINAVTITAVSAVASGSIATYDNRLAQEPWTIERVIAQAGGGAVLRNRIALQADAVCSLGGSMLSDAELDVLVPTRLVSNGELLVDQPVPLRDLLGGLAGTELPGHTRQILDLAPNA, encoded by the coding sequence ATGGACACCGCTCCGCTGCGGGACGCCTACCGCGCCCTGCTGGACGCCGCCGCGAGCGCGGCCGACGCCGATACCGTCCCGCCGCCGGGCGAGTGGAACGTCGAGCAGATCCTGGCGCACGTCATCGTCATCAACGCCGTCACGATCACCGCCGTCTCCGCCGTCGCCTCGGGCTCCATCGCGACCTACGACAACCGCCTGGCCCAGGAGCCCTGGACCATCGAACGCGTCATCGCGCAGGCCGGCGGGGGCGCGGTGCTCCGGAACCGCATCGCCCTCCAGGCGGACGCCGTGTGCTCGCTCGGGGGGTCGATGCTCAGCGACGCCGAACTCGACGTGCTGGTGCCCACCCGGCTGGTGTCCAACGGCGAGCTTCTGGTCGACCAGCCCGTGCCCCTGCGCGACCTGCTCGGCGGTCTCGCGGGGACGGAACTGCCGGGCCACACCAGGCAGATCCTGGACCTCGCGCCGAACGCCTAG
- a CDS encoding ArsR/SmtB family transcription factor, with product MNSEAGGMDPVFKALADPTRRLLLDRLREQNGQTLRELCERLDMARQSATQHLDVLVGAGLVTVVRRGRERLHYLNPAPLHEIEERWISEFDRPRLQALGAIKSQAEEYAMTGDSTTVPTYVYVTYIRATAEQVWHALTDADLTARFWGHANISDWQPGSSWEHRRSDGSGVVDGVGRVLLAEPPTRLAITFEDPSGTGSPGEASVVTFLIEPHHDIVRLTVTHENLPDEDALSSISQGWPAVVANLKSLLETGDVLPQVPWEMSGTHA from the coding sequence GTGAACTCGGAAGCGGGCGGGATGGATCCGGTCTTCAAGGCGTTGGCCGATCCCACGCGGCGCCTTCTGCTCGACCGGTTGCGGGAGCAGAACGGGCAGACGCTGCGTGAGCTGTGCGAGCGGCTGGACATGGCGCGGCAGTCGGCGACGCAGCATCTCGACGTCCTGGTGGGGGCCGGCCTCGTGACCGTCGTCAGGCGGGGACGCGAACGGCTCCACTACCTCAACCCGGCGCCGCTCCACGAGATCGAGGAGCGCTGGATCTCGGAGTTCGACAGGCCCCGCCTGCAAGCGCTCGGCGCCATCAAGTCCCAGGCAGAGGAGTACGCCATGACCGGCGATTCGACGACCGTCCCGACCTATGTCTACGTCACCTACATCCGCGCCACCGCGGAGCAGGTGTGGCACGCGCTGACCGACGCGGATCTGACGGCGCGCTTCTGGGGACACGCCAACATCTCGGACTGGCAGCCGGGCTCGTCCTGGGAGCACCGGCGCTCCGACGGATCAGGCGTGGTCGACGGCGTCGGGCGCGTGCTGCTAGCCGAGCCGCCGACGCGCCTGGCCATCACCTTCGAGGACCCCTCCGGCACCGGATCGCCCGGGGAGGCGTCGGTCGTCACCTTCCTCATCGAACCGCACCACGACATCGTCCGCCTCACCGTGACGCACGAGAACCTCCCCGACGAGGATGCGCTCAGCAGCATCTCCCAGGGGTGGCCGGCCGTCGTGGCGAACCTCAAGTCGCTGCTGGAGACCGGCGACGTCCTCCCGCAGGTGCCGTGGGAGATGTCCGGTACGCACGCCTGA
- a CDS encoding MFS transporter has translation MPHLMPPAGPQRVIAASNFVYTVGSGLYLTAGVLYFTEAVRLPAGQVGAGLGLAGLVSLAVGIAAGHLADTRGARGVYAVTLVVQALATAGFVLADRFWLFLVAVCTATGAKAAGLAARSPLIRRYGGDRPQEFRAYLRAVTNVGISLGAVLAGWAVQAGTLTAYRLLVVGNAAAFAVSAAVVCLLPHAPPRPVTDGPRWVALRDRPYLALTAIDGIMAVQFKVLTVALPLWLVGATTAPRWLVSGTMVLNTVMVIVFQVRASRSIDSPTSGGGAYRRAGAAFLLSCSLVSFAAGTPPWAAVTLLMAAVVVHTLGELWHSAGGFEVSFALAPDHATGQYLGVFGLGAGLAEAIGPGLLILLCVTWGRPGWYVVGALFALTGLAAPLAVRWAQRPRGESVAHEDAQAI, from the coding sequence ATGCCCCACCTGATGCCCCCTGCCGGGCCGCAGCGCGTCATCGCGGCGTCGAACTTCGTCTACACGGTCGGGAGCGGGCTCTATCTGACCGCCGGCGTTCTGTACTTCACCGAGGCGGTGCGCCTTCCGGCGGGCCAGGTCGGGGCCGGGCTCGGGCTCGCCGGGCTCGTCTCGCTGGCCGTGGGCATCGCCGCCGGGCATCTCGCGGACACCCGGGGAGCGCGCGGCGTCTACGCGGTCACCCTTGTCGTCCAAGCGCTGGCGACGGCGGGATTCGTGCTGGCGGACCGGTTCTGGCTGTTCCTAGTCGCCGTGTGCACGGCCACCGGGGCCAAGGCGGCTGGGCTCGCGGCACGCAGCCCCCTGATACGCCGCTACGGCGGGGACCGGCCGCAGGAGTTCCGCGCCTACCTTCGCGCCGTGACCAACGTCGGCATCTCGCTCGGGGCGGTGCTGGCCGGCTGGGCGGTGCAGGCGGGCACGCTCACCGCCTACCGGCTCCTGGTCGTCGGCAACGCGGCAGCCTTCGCGGTGTCCGCGGCGGTGGTGTGCCTCCTGCCGCACGCACCTCCCAGGCCCGTCACCGACGGCCCCCGGTGGGTCGCCTTGCGCGACCGGCCCTACCTCGCTCTCACCGCGATCGACGGGATCATGGCCGTGCAGTTCAAGGTGCTGACCGTCGCCCTGCCGCTCTGGCTGGTCGGAGCGACGACCGCTCCCCGCTGGCTCGTCTCGGGGACCATGGTCCTCAACACGGTCATGGTCATCGTCTTCCAGGTGCGGGCCAGCCGCAGCATCGACTCCCCCACCAGCGGCGGCGGCGCCTATCGCCGGGCGGGCGCGGCCTTCCTCCTGTCCTGCTCGCTCGTCTCGTTTGCCGCGGGGACTCCGCCGTGGGCCGCCGTGACGCTGCTCATGGCCGCGGTCGTGGTCCACACGCTCGGCGAGCTGTGGCATTCCGCCGGAGGCTTCGAAGTGTCGTTCGCCCTCGCGCCGGACCACGCCACGGGCCAGTACCTGGGCGTGTTCGGCCTGGGCGCCGGACTCGCCGAGGCCATCGGCCCGGGCCTCCTCATCCTCCTGTGCGTCACGTGGGGGCGTCCCGGCTGGTACGTCGTGGGGGCCCTGTTCGCCCTGACGGGCCTGGCGGCGCCACTGGCCGTCCGATGGGCGCAGCGACCACGCGGGGAATCGGTCGCCCACGAAGACGCCCAGGCCATCTGA